A window of Cryptomeria japonica chromosome 3, Sugi_1.0, whole genome shotgun sequence contains these coding sequences:
- the LOC131078610 gene encoding F-box/kelch-repeat protein At1g80440-like, with amino-acid sequence MAMGSLFPRLPDEIGFECLLRVELNSHHNLRCVCKSWNAALKNPRFYQERKRLKISEQRICMAQKIDGNWDIVVYDLEKNSCKSLPPIPQLIYGTCHCHVVKQKLILIGNTFRAGGGNCLLLYDFACSKWREGAGMPDWRERFASAADEERGLIYVGGGFNCRFGLTSASVYNVEEDRWDLLPNMNSCMDGFTGVFADSKFYVMDHRFYVMENHYRTTEVFDSYTRSWKTIENRFNSVSVCLFDRLYCFSGMGLIEYDYRQDKWNIVETFPTEDWHFIVFAVVVRHNIFICILDRIRGQTFYMLRPPSERGGGGAFKWTAIEKPLGLQGSAIHAATLDL; translated from the coding sequence ATGGCAATGGGATCTCTGTTTCCTCGTCTACCAGATGAAATTGGGTTCGAATGCCTGTTGAGGGTGGAGTTGAACTCTCATCACAACCTCAGGTGTGTCTGCAAAAGCTGGAACGCCGCACTGAAAAACCCCCGCTTTTATCAAGAaagaaagagattgaagatttcAGAGCAACGGATTTGTATGGCGCAGAAAATAGACGGCAATTGGGACATAGTGGTATACGACCTGGAGAAGAACTCCTGCAAAAGTCTACCGCCCATTCCCCAATTAATTTACGGTACCTGTCACTGCCATGTCGTGAAACAAAAACTGATTTTGATTGGGAATACCTTTCGCGCCGGTGGAGGAAATTGTTTATTGTTGTATGATTTTGCTTGTTCCAAATGGCGGGAGGGTGCAGGAATGCCCGACTGGCGGGAACGATTTGCCTCCGCAGCGGACGAGGAGAGGGGACTGATTTATGTGGGTGGAGGCTTTAACTGCAGATTTGGCCTCACTAGCGCTTCAGTTTACAATGTGGAGGAGGACAGGTGGGATCTCCTCCCTAATATGAACAGCTGTATGGACGGCTTTACAGGTGTTTTTGCTGACTCCAAGTTTTATGTAATGGACCACCGGTTTTATGTAATGGAGAACCATTACCGCACTACTGAGGTTTTCGATTCCTACACGAGAAGCTGGAAAACTATCGAGAATAGATTCAACAGTGTCAGTGTGTGCTTGTTTGACCGCTTGTACTGCTTTTCTGGTATGGGATTGATTGAATATGACTATAGACAAGATAAATGGAACATTGTAGAGACTTTTCCAACGGAGGATTGGCACTTTATTGTTTTCGCTGTAGTGGTTCGCCATAACATCTTTATTTGCATATTGGATCGCATTCGAGGTCAAACGTTTTATATGCTCAGACCTCCAAgtgagagaggaggaggaggagcattcAAGTGGACTGCAATTGAGAAACCATTGGGCTTACAGGGTTCCGCTATACATGCTGCTACCTTGGATCTTTGA